Proteins from a genomic interval of Ensifer canadensis:
- a CDS encoding glycoside hydrolase family protein, which produces MGRPEDESLRDVGGIWTTGYGHTSAPGAPAMTPNMVITEAKSEEILRADLPKLEERTDAKLEHLGVGIHRARNALAEGDHGLTADLLRDFGVGCPGPGDPRALRCLGLGRRSGIISANGAVGAQPAMAGPFRFGNATRTFVCMDRT; this is translated from the coding sequence GTGGGAAGGCCTGAAGACGAAAGCCTTCGAGACGTAGGCGGGATCTGGACCACTGGCTACGGCCATACAAGCGCGCCCGGCGCGCCTGCGATGACGCCGAACATGGTGATCACCGAGGCAAAGTCCGAAGAGATCCTGCGCGCCGATCTGCCCAAGTTAGAGGAGCGAACCGACGCTAAGCTCGAACATCTTGGTGTTGGCATTCATCGAGCGCGAAATGCACTTGCGGAGGGCGATCACGGTCTCACGGCGGATCTTCTGCGAGATTTCGGGGTAGGGTGCCCCGGGCCAGGTGATCCCAGAGCGCTGCGTTGCTTGGGGCTGGGGCGTCGCTCTGGGATCATTAGCGCCAATGGTGCGGTTGGCGCTCAACCAGCAATGGCAGGACCATTTAGATTCGGCAATGCAACTAGGACCTTTGTCTGCATGGATCGGACTTAA